TAATGCTCAGGGCACGACACCGCTGTTCCTTCGCCCCCGGTTAGCCCCCTCCGAAGCAGTTAGTTACAATGGGCGCATGAGCAGCCGCTCCGACGCGTGCAGGAAAAGCGGAGACGTGTCTCCGCGCTCCATAGAGCCTGGTTCCTCTCCGCGCTCTCCGCGCCTCCGCGAGAAAAGCTCCCTCCCCTGACTCGGAAGAACTACCCGAATCTCTCGCGGAGGGGCGGAGAGCGCGGAGAAGAAAGAGACCATCCAGGGGTGCAGTATCTACCGAGCAGCGGAAGGACGATTCCTCACCCCCCACCCAATTGATACGTGTAGGTATTATTTCATTGCCAACCCACTCAGATGCTTACATATTGGCAAGGCATGGTTTGGAAACCTGAAAACGCATGAGAGTGTCTGGTTCTGAGTCTCCGATCGCTTCGACCGCCGCAGTGCTCTTAGGGGCAATCTTGCTGGCTGGTTGGACTTCCTCCGTTCAGGCTGACGATTGGCCGATGTTCCGCGGCAACCCTTCCCTGACGGGCATCTCCACCAACCGCTTACCCAACAAGCTAACGAAGCTCTGGGAGTTCAAAACGGGGGGTGCGGTGAAGTCCTCCCCCGCGATAGCCCAAGGGAAGGTTTACGTAGGCTCCCTGGATCAAAAGGTTTACGCGCTGGACCTCCGAACGGGGGCCAAGGCGTGGGAGTTCAAGACCGAAGGAGGAGTCGAATCTTCCCCGCTGGTGCTGGAAGGCAGAGTCTATGTCGGATCGGAAGACACCCACCTGTACGCCCTGAATGCCAAGACCGGGGCGCTGGACTGGAAATTCGCCACCGGCGACAAGATTCTCGGTGGGCCCAACTGGGTTGCCTCACCCAAGCCAGGTGAGAAATGGATCCTGGCGGGGAGCTACGACTTCAAACTGTACTGCCTCGAGGCTGCCACCGGAAAGAGCAACTGGGTGTACGAAAGCAGCAATTACATCAATGGCACTCCGGCAGTGTCCGAAGGAAAAACGGTGTTCGGCGGGTGCGATGCGCTCATTCACGTCATCTCCCTCACCAACGGATCCAAAATCAAGGAATTCGAGGCCGGGGCCTACATAGCGGGATCTTCCGCCCTGGTCGGGAAATACGCCTACGTGGGACATTACGAAAACGAATTCCTCTGCTTCGACCTGGAGAAGGGCACCAACATTTGGAGCTTTAAGGACCGTAACTTCCCTTATTTCTCCTCGCCGGCGGTCACCGCGGACCGCGTCATCTTTGGCGGCAGGGACAAGCGCCTCCACTGCCTGAAGCGTTCCGATGGCACCTCCGTCTGGACCTTCGCCACGCGTGGAAAGGTCGACAGTTCCCCGGTGGTGTCCCACGACAAGGTGGTGGTGGGATCCGATGACGGCTTCCTTTACCTGGTGTCCCTGGCGGATGGCAAAGAGATCTGGTCCTACGAGATCGGCCAGGCGGTCGGCAGCTCCCCCGCCATCGCGGAGGGGCGGATCATCGTGGGGTCGGAGGATGGTCGCATCTATTGCTTCGGAACCCCATGAACATCGCCGCCCTCATCTCAGCACCGCACCTGACGAAGCCCCAGTTGAACGTCCACCCCAAGGAATTCCTCCGATGAGCACAACCACCCTCCCCCTCACAGCCCCCGGGACTTCCGCTCCTCCGATCCAGAAGGAGACGACGGTCGGCAACTACTTTGTTTCCAACTATCCACCCTTCGCTGCTTGGAAAACCGACGCGGTTTGCGAGTTCGAAGCCTCGTTGGAACGTCCCCCCAAGCCTGGCACACCGCTGGGCGTGTATCTCCACATACCCTTTTGCCGAAAGCGCTGCCACTTCTGCTACTTCCGGGTCTACACGGACAAGGATTCAACGGGCATTCGCAGCTACATCGACTCCGCGATCAAGGAACTCACCTACTACTCGCAGAAACCGTTCATCGGCGGGCGCAAACCCAGCTTCATCTACTTCGGCGGTGGCACACCTTCCTACCTCTCGGTGGATCAGTTGAAGGGGCTGACTGACGGAATGAAGCACCTGCTGCCCTGGGACGAAGTCGAGGAGGTTACCTTCGAGGCCGAACCCGGCACTCTCACCGACCATAAGCTGCGCGCCATTCGTGACATGGGCGTCACTCGCCTCAGCTTGGGTGTGGAGAACTTCGATGACCACATCCTCGAAATCAACGGACGGGCGCATCACAGCAAGGAGATCCAGCGCGCCTATTCCTATGCCCGGGAGATCGGTTTCCCCCAGATCAACATCGACCTCATTGCCGGCATGGTGGAGGAGACCGAGGAGAACTGGCGGGAATGCGTTCGCAAGGCGATCGCGATGGATCCGGATAGCGTCACCATCTATCAGATGGAGATCCCCTACAACACCACCATCTATCAGCAGATGAAGGCGGAAGGGAAACTGACCGCGCCCGTGGCCGACTGGCAGGTCAAGCGGGGCTGGGTGGACTATGCGTTTTCGGAATTTGAGAAGGCGGGGTATTCCGTGTCCACCGCCTACACCGTCGTGAAGAGCAAGGAGAAGACCCGCTTCCTCTACCGTGACCGACTCTGGGCCGGAGCAGACCTGCTGGGACT
This sequence is a window from Verrucomicrobiales bacterium. Protein-coding genes within it:
- a CDS encoding coproporphyrinogen III oxidase family protein, whose translation is MVASIASEPHEHRRPHLSTAPDEAPVERPPQGIPPMSTTTLPLTAPGTSAPPIQKETTVGNYFVSNYPPFAAWKTDAVCEFEASLERPPKPGTPLGVYLHIPFCRKRCHFCYFRVYTDKDSTGIRSYIDSAIKELTYYSQKPFIGGRKPSFIYFGGGTPSYLSVDQLKGLTDGMKHLLPWDEVEEVTFEAEPGTLTDHKLRAIRDMGVTRLSLGVENFDDHILEINGRAHHSKEIQRAYSYAREIGFPQINIDLIAGMVEETEENWRECVRKAIAMDPDSVTIYQMEIPYNTTIYQQMKAEGKLTAPVADWQVKRGWVDYAFSEFEKAGYSVSTAYTVVKSKEKTRFLYRDRLWAGADLLGLGVASFGHIGGTHYQNLHDFEPYLKAVQEGRSPVYRALTPTTDERLIREFILQLKTGRTSAAYYQAKFGIDPRIRFAQPLRTLEEWGFGRIEGDSITLNRQGLLQVDRLLHEFFLPEHRNTRYA
- a CDS encoding PQQ-binding-like beta-propeller repeat protein — protein: MRVSGSESPIASTAAVLLGAILLAGWTSSVQADDWPMFRGNPSLTGISTNRLPNKLTKLWEFKTGGAVKSSPAIAQGKVYVGSLDQKVYALDLRTGAKAWEFKTEGGVESSPLVLEGRVYVGSEDTHLYALNAKTGALDWKFATGDKILGGPNWVASPKPGEKWILAGSYDFKLYCLEAATGKSNWVYESSNYINGTPAVSEGKTVFGGCDALIHVISLTNGSKIKEFEAGAYIAGSSALVGKYAYVGHYENEFLCFDLEKGTNIWSFKDRNFPYFSSPAVTADRVIFGGRDKRLHCLKRSDGTSVWTFATRGKVDSSPVVSHDKVVVGSDDGFLYLVSLADGKEIWSYEIGQAVGSSPAIAEGRIIVGSEDGRIYCFGTP